A segment of the Armatimonadota bacterium genome:
AACGCGCAGGAAGGATGCGATCTATCCGGCGACCATCGTTGGCAGGCCGCCCAAGGAAGATTGCTTCATGGCGAAGGCGACCGAACGCATCTTCCTTCCACTCCTTCGCTTGCAGCTTCCTGAGATCGTGGATATCAACCTCCCGATCGAAGGCGTGTTCCACAACCTCGCCGTCGTGAGTATTGCGAAGCGCTATCCCGGCCACGCACGGAAGGTCATGCACGCTCTCTGGGGCATGGGGCAGATGGCGTTCACAAAGATGATCATAGTCGTGGACGAGCGTGTGGACGTCCAGGATATGAGCGAGGTTCTCTGGCGGCTGGGCAACAATGTGAACCCGAAGCGGGACATAGAGTTCGTCCAGGGTCCGCTGGATATCCTCGATCACGCTTCGTCGGAACTCGGCTACGGAAACAAGATGGGATTCGACGCGACTAAGAAGCTCCCAAGCGAGGGACATTCCCGTGAATGGCCCGATGAGATCGTGATGAGCCCTGACGTTGTCAGGAAGATTGATTCCGTCTGGGATGAGTTGGGCCTCTAGAAGTATGAGAGTGGAACGCACCCTTGTAGTCGCGATAACCGGAGCGAGCGGAAGTGTCTACGGAGTCCGCTTTCTCGAGAGCATTCTCCGTCACTACGACCGCATCTACACGATCGTGTCGGACAACGCGAGGACCGTCATCAGGACGGAAGTTGGTCTCTATGCGGACGCCGATGAGTCCCTCGGCACGTTGTCAGAGAAGATCACGCTCTGCTCGCCGAACGACCTGACCGCGCCGCCGGCCAGCGGGTCGGTCGCGTCCGAAGGCATGGTCATCATCCCGTGCTCCATGGGTACCGCGGGTCGGATCGCGTCAGGCGTATCGAGCGACCTTATCACACGATCCGCCGACGTCTGCCTGAAGGAGAATCGCAAGCTGATCATGGTCGTTCGCGAGACGCCGTTCAACCTCATCCATCTCCGCAATCTCACGCGGCTCGCGGAAGCGGGGGCGATCATCCTGCCCGCATCGCCTGCCTTCTATTCGCATCCGAAGACGGTTGATGACATGGTGGAGTTCGTCGTAGCACGAGTGATCCAGCAGTTGGGTTTCGTGCACCCCTCGGCGCCAGAGTGGCATGGAATCGAGGAGTAGCGCCGTGTTGGCGAAAGTGCGCACGATCCTCGAGATGATCAAGTTCGAGCACACGATCTTCGCGCTCCCATTTGCGCTCACCAGCGCGTTCCTCGCTGCGAACGGAATGCCGTCGCTTTGGGCGATGCTCTGGATCCTCGTCGCGATGGTCGGCGCCAGAAGCTCCGCGATGGCATTCAACCGCATCGCCGATCTTCACTACGACAGGCTGAATGCGCGAACCGCCGGGCGCGCTCTTCCGATCGGTGCGGTCAGGCTGGCCGAGGTTTGGTGGTTCACCCTCGGCTCGGCAGCCGTCTTCGTGCTGGCGTCGTGGATGCTGAATCCACTGGCCTTCGCGCTCTCGCCGGTTGCGCTGTTGATCGTTCTGGGCTACTCCTACACTAAGCGTTTCACGTCGCTCTCGCATCTGGTGCTTGGCCTTGCGCTCGGGATTGCCCCCGTCGGCGCCTGGATCGCGGTGACGGGACGGCTCGACTTCGCGCCGATGGTGCTATCGGCGGCGGTGATGTTCTGGACCGCCGGCTTCGACATCATCTACTCGCTCCAGGACCTGGAGTTCGACCGTAAACAGGGGCTCTTCTCAATCCCGAAGGCGCTCGGACCGGCTGCAGGGCTCCTCGTTTCGCGGGGATTTCACCTGGCGGCAGTGCTTCTGCTGACATGGTTCGGGATGATACTTGAACTCGGGACCTTGTACTGGGTCGGGACGGCCCTCGTTGCCGGGTTGCTGGCCTACGAGCAGGGCCTCGTCAGGCCGGACGATTACAGCAGAGTGAACGTCGCATTCTTCAGCACGAACGGATTAGTAAGCATAGGCTTTCTTATCTTTGCTTTGGTTGATCTGTTGGTCAGAAGGGCTGCTTGATGAGAGAACTGGCGCTGAAGTCCGATATCGGCGACATAGTCGAGAAGGTGGAGCGGGCGGTTCGCCTTGACTTCGAGGATGGCGTGCGGCTCTTCGCGTCCGACGACCTGTTGGCGATCGGCTGGGCGGCCAACTTCGTCCGCCGGCGAATGAACGGCGACCGGACCTACTACATCGTCAACCGGCATATCAACTACAGCAACCTCTGCAAGAACCACTGCCGGTTCTGCGCGTTCCGGAAGAACGAGGGCGAGCAGGGTGCATACACGATGAGCCTCGAAGAGGTGATCTGTCGGGCGGACGAAGTCCGGCAGGAGATTGATTACACCGAACTGCACATCGTCGGGAGTCTGCACCCTGATCTGCCGTTCAGCTACTACGTGGAGATGCTCTCTGCACTCAGGCGCTTGATGCCGGCCGTCCACATTCAGGCGTTCACGGCGGTCGAGATCGATCACCTGGCAAAGATCGCCGGCCTCAGCATCAGGGACACGCTGATCCGGCTTCGCGACGCGGGCCTCGGATCACTTCCCGGAGGAGGGGCTGAGGTCTTCGCTCCCAGAATCCGGAAGAACCTGTGTGCCGAGAAGCTCTCATCAGACGGCTGGCTCGATGTGATGCGCACCGCCCACCAACTCGGCATCCGCTCGAACGCCACGATGCTCTACGGACACATAGAGACCCCTGAGGAGCGCATAGACCACATGCTCCGTCTGAGGGATCTGCAGGACGAGACCGGCGGATTCCTAGCGTTCATCCCGCTCGCGTTCCACCCCCAGGGCACGGACATCTCGAACTTCGGGAAGCGCTCGGGGATCGACGACTTGAAGATGATCGCCGTTTCTCGGCTGATGCTCGACAACTTCGACCACATAAAGGTTTTCTGGATCATGCTCGGCCTCAAGCTGGCACAGGTCGCCCTCCATTTCGGCGCGGATGACTTCGACGGCACGGTTGTCGAGGAGAAGATCACCCACTCCGCCGGGGCGGAGACCCCCCAGGGCCTCTCCGTTCCCGAGATACTCCGGCTGATCTCCGAGACAGGCACGATCCCCGTCGAGCGCGATACTCTCTACAACGAGGTAGAGAGATGAAGATCGGTGCAGTGCCATATTTGAACGGCAGGCCGTTAGTCCATGGCCTCGAACGCGAACCGCGAGTCGAGTTGATCACCGACGTCCCTTCGAGGTTGGCGCAGAAACTCCAGGACAAGGAGATCGCGGCCGGACTTCTGTCGGTCTTCGCATGCTTCGAGAACCCGGGCCTGCAGATGGTACCCGGGATCTGCATCGGCTGCGACGGCCCGGCGGATAGCGTCCGGATCTTCCTCGGCAAGCCTGTCGATCAGTTGCGCACCGTCGCCCTCGATACCAGTTCGCTCTCGTCGGTCAATCTCGCGCGAATCATTCTTCGCGAGCGCTACGGGATCGTGCCGGATTTCGTGGATATGCGGCCGGACGTCGAGGAGATGCTCGACCTGTGCGACGCCGCGGTCACGATCGGCGACATCACGATGACCTCGCCCCAGGACCGCTGGCCGATGCTCGATCTGGGCGAGGAATGGAAGTTGCTCACTGGCCTGCCGTTCGTCTTCGCGGTTTGGGCGGTGAATCCCGACATGGCATCTCCCGAGTTGGTCGACATTCTCACCGAGGCCAGGCAGCGGGGCATGGCATCGCTTGACGAGATCAGCGAGTCGGAGTCGAAGCGCCTCGACCTGCCGTCTGAGGTCTGTTACAGGTATCTCAGCGAGATCATGGACTACGATATGACCGAGCGGCACTACCAGGCGCTGGAGTTGTTCCGGCAGAAATCCTGCGCCATGGTGCCCGGCCTTCGCATGGGCCCGGTGTCGGTGTTCTGCGACTCGCAGAATGGAATCTACCTGAGATGACGGACTGGGTCGCCATCCTTGAGGGAGTCCTGGCGGGTCAGCGACTGGGCGGATCAGACGCCCTGACGCTCTTCGAGTCGGGCCAACTCCTCGAACTGGGGTTCGCCGCCGATGCCGTCTGCCTCCGGATGCATCCCGAGCCGTACCGGACCTACGTCGTAGACCGGAACATCAACTACACGAACATCTGCACCTCCAAGTGCCGATTCTGCGCCTTCTGGCGGGATGCCGAGTCGTCAGAGGCGTACCTGCTCTCAGACGAGGAGATCCACCGAAAGATACAAGAGGCGGTCGAACTCGGCGCGACCCAGATTCTGATGCAAGGCGGCCTGCATCCTGACCTGAGAATTGAGTGGTACGAGCGGTTGGTTAGTGGCATCAAAGAGCGCTTCGACATAGACCTGCACTCGTTCTCCCCACCGGAGATCGTCAACATCGCCAAGGTTTCGGGTCTCACGATAGAGGAAGTCATCGGTCGGCTTAGGGGTGCGGGGCTCGACTCGCTTCCGGGTGGCGGGGCGGAGATTCTCTCCAACTCCATCCGGAGAGCGGTGAGCCCCGGGAAGTGCTCCCCCGACCAGTGGATCGGCGTCATGGAGACCGCTCATACCCTCGGGATGCGTACTACGGCCACCATGATGTTCGGCCACGCGGAAACCTACCCTGACCGCGTCGAGCATCTGTCGCGGATCAGGACCCTCCAGGACCGTACCGGCGGGTTCACGGCATTCATTCCCTGGACCTTCCAGCCGTCGAACACCGATATCGGCGGTGAGCAGGTCGGGGCGTACGAGTACCTGCGTACCCTGGCAATATCCAGGCTCTTCCTCGACAACGTTGCCAACCTGCAGGCATCGTGGGTCACGCAGGGGGCGAAGATCGGCCAGATATCGCTGAAGTTCGGGGCGAACGATCTCGGCAGCACGATGATCGAGGAGAACGTCGTTGCGGCGGCCGGTATCCGGTTCCGCATGAGTGAGCATGAGTTGCGTGAGGCGATATCCGGGGCTGGGTACACGCCGCGCAAGAGGAATACATACTACGATCTGGTGGAAGCCAATGAGTGACGCAATCGCAGTCATAGGCGGGAGCGGCGCGTACACGCTCCTGCAGAACGGAAGCTTTGCCGGGGAGCGAGTCGGACCGATCTCGACGCCGTTCGGCGACTCGCAGCCGATCCACCGGTTTGCCGCGGCCGACGCCGAGTTCCTCTTCCTCTCGCGCCACGGTGATAAGGGCTACCATATCGCGGCGCCGTCTGTGAATTATCGCGCGAACATCTGGGCGCTCAAGGATCTGGGGACTGCGCGTATCATCTCCTGGTCGGGACCCGGCGCGATAGACGATTCCTTGACTATCGGTCAGTACGTGCTGCCGGACGATCTGCTCGACGAGACGAAGCGCCGGACGTACACGTTCTTCGAGGGTCTCGGGATCGGTTTCGTCCGCCAGAATCCCGTCTTCTGCCCGGAGCTTCTAGTCAACGCATCCACAGTGCTCTCCGACCTCGATGCCGAGCACCGAGATACCGCGACCTACGTCTGCACCGAGGGTCCGCGCCTGGAAACGCCCGCCGAGATCCGCAAGTATAAGGCGTTTGGCGGCGATCTGGTCGGCATGACGCTCGTCCCGGAGGTCTTCCTCGCCAAGGAACTGGAGATGTGCTATATGTCGATCTGCTACGTGACGAACTACGCCGAGGGCATCAAGCCTAGCCGGTTCGTCCCCGGCGTGCTCTTCGAGGGGCTGATCAGCGATGAGCAGAGGCGGATCGTCGATGCGGCGGTCGGGCGATTCCCGGAGATCATCCGCGAACTGGTGAGCAGGCTCTCCAGCAGGGAGCGGACCTGTGCCTGCGGCCGCCTCATGGAGCGCTACCGCCGCCGTGGCGACATAGGCGAGGACTGGCATACCTGGGTCGAACGCCGTTCTACCCCTTGATCCCGCTGAGTTTGATGCCTTCGACGAAGTAGCGCTGGTTGAATATGAAGAGCAGCAGAACCGGGATCAGGGCGATGACCGAGCCGGCCATGAGCTGCGTGTAGTTCGTCGCGTGCTGCCCGACGAAATACCTCAGGCCGATCGGGAGGGTTCGCGGTGCCTCGGTGACGGTCACGATGAGCGGCCACATGTAACTCCCCCAGAAGCCCATAAAGGTGAAGGTCGTCAGGGTCGCGAGCGCCGGCTTGGAGAGTGGGAGCGTCACCCGCGTGAAGATGCCGACGTACCCCGAGCCGTCGATCTTCGCTGCGTCCTCGAGTTCGCCGGGGAGCCCCATGAAGAACTGGCGGAGCATGAAGGTTCCATAGGCGCTGAAGAGTCCGGGTATGATGAGCGCCTGGTACGTGTTGATCCAGCCCAGGTTCTTCATTATGACGAACACGGGGATCATCGTCACCGAGCCGGGGATCATCATCGTCGCCAGGTAGGCGAAGAAGAGCTTGTCGCGGCCGGGGAAATGGAGCCGGGCGAAGGCGAACGCCGCCATCGCGCTCGTAAGTACCTGACCGAAAGTGCCGATCACCGCCACGAAGATGCTCGACAGGTAGAGTCGGGGGAAGTTTATCTCCCTCCAGGCGTCGGGGTAGTTGCCCCACCACGCGCGGATCGGCTGGCCGCCTAACACCGTGTCCTTCCAGACCATGTGCTCCGGGAAGAGGTTGATCCCGCCGCCCGGCGCGAACACCTCGTTCGGCTGCTTGATGGACGTGCTTATCATCCAGAGAAACGGCACGAGCATGCTGATCGCGCCGACGCTCAGGATGGTGTAGAGGCCTGCCTTCATCAGAGGGTTCATTAGCCTATTCATACGTGACCACCCTTCCGCCGATTCGCCAGGTCAGCATCGTCATCAGCAGTATCACGGCGAAGAGGAACCAGGCGATCGCGGAGGCGTACCCCATGTTGAACTTCTCGAACGCCGTCTGGTAGAGGTAGTACTCGACCGTCGTCGTGCTTCCGGCCGGTCCGCCGCCGGTCATCACATTCGCGACCATGAATCCGCCCTGGAATCCGCCGATCACGCTCATCACGAGGATGAAGAACGTCGTCGGGCTGATCATCGGCCAGGTCACCGCCCAGAACTTCTGCCACGGACCCGCGCCGTCGATCTCGGCGGCCTCGTAGTACGATGTCGGGACGCCCTGGAGCGCGGCGAGGTAGAGGATCATGTTGTAGCCGCCGAGTCCGCCCCAGAGTCCCATCAGGATCAGCGAGGGTTTCGCCCACTGGACCGTTCCGAGCCAGTCCGGCGGAGTCCCGAAGAAGAAGCTGATGATCGAGTAGACCTGCCGCCCATAGACTCCCATTCCGATGAAGATCGCCGCTCCCGCGCAGACAATCAGTCCGCGGAAGAGCCATTCCGGCCACGTGAGCCTCAGCTTCTCTGAGAGCCAGTGGACGAGGGACAGAACGAGCCCGACCACTCCCAGCGCGATGATCCCGAAGAAGACGGCGGTGAATATCGTGAATCCCAGTGCGAAGAGCTTGTTTCCGTAGATCGATTCGCCCACCAGCCGGATCGACTTGTTGATCAGGCCGATGTCCGCATTGTAGAGGTACTTCCAGAGGATCAGGAGCGCGACGCCTGAGCAGACCGCCGGCAGGAAGTAGAGCGTTCGGAAGATCACGATGCCCTTGATCTTCTGGTTCATGATGAGGGCTGTGATCAGGCTCGCGGCCATCCCGACCGGTATTCCCGCCATGAGGTAGACCGTATTGTAGACGTACTGCCAGAAGAACGGGTCGTTCGATGTCAGTTGCCCTCCCTCGCGGTGGAATCCCAGCAGACTGACGAAGTTCTCGAGGCCCACCCAGGTCGGCGCCTTGAATATGTTCCAGTGGGTGAACGCCATGACGAGCGAGACAACCACCGGGATGCTGGTGAACACCAGAAAGCCGATGAAGTTGGGCAGCAGGAATCCATATGCCGCCAGTGCCTCGCGCCTCTTGTATGTCATGCGTCCCATAGGTCAAATCCGTCCCATCGGTCCCGTTGCTCTAGTCCAGGAAATTCGGGTTCGCCAGGTTGCGCCGGATCACCGCATTGATCCTCCTGGCTATTCTGTCGCACGCCTGGTCGGGGCTCTGCGATCCCAGCCACATCTTGTCGAACTCGACCGACATGATCGCGGCCGAATCGAGCGCATTGATGTATGGCGAGAACTCCTGCACCCTGGCGTACTTCATCTCCTCGATGTGCAGCTTGTTGTTCTTCTCGCTTGGGTAAGCGGGATTGTATGAGAAAGCCTTTTCGATCTCCCTGTCCTGGAGCGTTGGGATGCCGTCACCGTAGTTCGCCACGAGAAGCTGATTGTCCATGCTGAGGAGGTGCTTGATGAACGTGAGCGCCTCGTGCTTGTGCCGGCACGTCTTCGGGATCGAGTAGCACTTGCTCGCCAGCAGGGTCACGCGGTTCGGGCCGTGAGGAACGCTCACGACATCCCAGTCGAGGTCCTTCTGCTCCCGGTACTGGATCGCAAGCCAGCGCCCGGAGATCATCATCGCCACTCGTGACTCGCGGAAGAGCAGGGCGTCGCTCCCCCATGCGCCCGTCGGAGCCATGCTTTGGGCCTCACTGGTGGTCGGAGTCACATGATACTTGAGCCGGAGGTCTGCCCAGAAGCGGATGCCTTTCTTGGCGGCCTCGGAGTCGATCGTGCAGGTCTTGAAGTCCGGGCTGTAGAGGTGTCCGTCGTGCATCCAGATGAAGAACCACCAGTCGCTCGTGCCGACGTAGAGTCCCTTCTGGATGGGGAGCTTCCGCCCGTTCACTACTCTGTACTTAGTGAGCTTCTTGGCGACATCGAGGCATTCATCCCAGGTCCATCCGGGCTCGGGGTAGGGGACGCCTGCCTCGCGGAACATCTTCCTGTTGTAGAAGAGCACGTATGGCCCGCAGTTCTCCGGGACGCCGACTATCCTGTCGACGTAGTAGATGTACGGCTTCAGGCCGGGATAGAGCTTGTCCACCGGAAGTTGGTATCTCTCCACGTAAGGTCGGAGGTCGAGGAGCACGTCGTTCTTGGCGAACAGGCGGATCGTCTGCGGGTCGTAGATCGCCATCACGTCCGGCGGGACGTCGCCGGCGAGCTGGGTGAGAAGCCGCTGGGCCTCAGCGCCGGGGTCGTTGATCACGCTGATATCCGGGTGCTTGGACTCGAAGAGCTTGATCTGTTCCTTGCGGATCGGGTTCGGATCGACGCACCAGCGGATAACGGTCTTGCCGGGCACGCGCGGGTTCGTGGTGGCGACCAGGTATACACCGATTGCTGCGGTCAATGCGGCGCCGAGGATAACGGCGGCGTATGTCAGGAATGGTGAGAGTCGCCCATCGTCCATGTTGCTCACATCATAGCCCATCGGAGCGATCGTGCGCAAGGAATCCGTGCTCGTATACCTCGGATCGGTCGGCAGGAAACTCGCTTCAATGCGGACAACTAGTTTGGGGTGAGTGCTCATCAGTTCTAGGGTGGAGGTTGTGCTATGGCCAGAGTGATCAGGATCACTGCCGGTGGGGTCGGGGTTGTGGCGGAGTTGAACGACAGTAAGACCGCCGATGCTATCTGGGCTGCGCTTCCGATCGAAGGGCGCGTAAACACATGGGGCGACGAGATCTACTTCGGCATCCCCGTGAACGCGGGGTCGGAGGACGGTAGAGAGGTTGTCGAGATAGGCGATATTGCCTACTGGCCCCCGGGGAGCGCGTTTTGCATATTCTTCGGTCCGACACCGGCCAGTCGCGGGTCGGAGTGCCGCGCGGCCAGCGAAGTGAACGTCGTCGGCAGAGTGCTCGGCGATGTGCAGGTCTTGAAGTCGGTTGGCTCGGGCGAACAGGTGTTGCTCGAGCGTAACGATTAGTCGGCCTTTCACGTCGTAACCTGTGCCGGCTCTGCAAGACTCAGGAGCCGGGTTTGGGAGGAGTATCAAAATGGCTCAGGTGATCAATCATCGAGCAGTGGTTTCGTCAATCGTTCTGGGCTTCGTGTTAGGCTTCGTCCCGGCAGTTTGCGCCGACGATACTGGGGGTGTCGCGGCTGTTTCGAGTTCCGAACTGAAGCAACTGGGATCGGAGGTTGACGTTCTGCAGATGATCAGTGATCTGGGTCTTTCCAGAAGCCAGCTGGTCCAACTCGCGGCGAAGGTCGCGCAGGTCAACACGAAACGTCTCGAGTACTCGCGGAAGGAACAGCAGATACTGGAGAAGATCAAGACGCCTCTGGAGCAGATGAAGGACGCCCTGCTCAACGGTAAGCCCGTGCCCGCAACTCCGAAATCGCTAGCGGATGCCGGTCTCAGGGAACTCGAGTCATTGAGAAAGCAGGGTTGGGCCGACTACGATGGATATGTAGCCTCGGCGGTCAAGCTTCTGACTGCAAAGCAGGTCCGTGATGTCCGCAGAAGCCCCGAAGCCTTGAAGCGCGCCGGGGAGATGGTGGGAGACGTGAGGTTTGCGCCTCAGGACAAGTATCCGCAGATCAGGGAGAAGCTCGTCGCCGAACTGCTTGAGGTC
Coding sequences within it:
- a CDS encoding UbiX family flavin prenyltransferase; protein product: MRVERTLVVAITGASGSVYGVRFLESILRHYDRIYTIVSDNARTVIRTEVGLYADADESLGTLSEKITLCSPNDLTAPPASGSVASEGMVIIPCSMGTAGRIASGVSSDLITRSADVCLKENRKLIMVVRETPFNLIHLRNLTRLAEAGAIILPASPAFYSHPKTVDDMVEFVVARVIQQLGFVHPSAPEWHGIEE
- the ubiA gene encoding putative 4-hydroxybenzoate polyprenyltransferase is translated as MESRSSAVLAKVRTILEMIKFEHTIFALPFALTSAFLAANGMPSLWAMLWILVAMVGARSSAMAFNRIADLHYDRLNARTAGRALPIGAVRLAEVWWFTLGSAAVFVLASWMLNPLAFALSPVALLIVLGYSYTKRFTSLSHLVLGLALGIAPVGAWIAVTGRLDFAPMVLSAAVMFWTAGFDIIYSLQDLEFDRKQGLFSIPKALGPAAGLLVSRGFHLAAVLLLTWFGMILELGTLYWVGTALVAGLLAYEQGLVRPDDYSRVNVAFFSTNGLVSIGFLIFALVDLLVRRAA
- the mqnE gene encoding aminofutalosine synthase MqnE; its protein translation is MRELALKSDIGDIVEKVERAVRLDFEDGVRLFASDDLLAIGWAANFVRRRMNGDRTYYIVNRHINYSNLCKNHCRFCAFRKNEGEQGAYTMSLEEVICRADEVRQEIDYTELHIVGSLHPDLPFSYYVEMLSALRRLMPAVHIQAFTAVEIDHLAKIAGLSIRDTLIRLRDAGLGSLPGGGAEVFAPRIRKNLCAEKLSSDGWLDVMRTAHQLGIRSNATMLYGHIETPEERIDHMLRLRDLQDETGGFLAFIPLAFHPQGTDISNFGKRSGIDDLKMIAVSRLMLDNFDHIKVFWIMLGLKLAQVALHFGADDFDGTVVEEKITHSAGAETPQGLSVPEILRLISETGTIPVERDTLYNEVER
- a CDS encoding menaquinone biosynthesis protein; translation: MKIGAVPYLNGRPLVHGLEREPRVELITDVPSRLAQKLQDKEIAAGLLSVFACFENPGLQMVPGICIGCDGPADSVRIFLGKPVDQLRTVALDTSSLSSVNLARIILRERYGIVPDFVDMRPDVEEMLDLCDAAVTIGDITMTSPQDRWPMLDLGEEWKLLTGLPFVFAVWAVNPDMASPELVDILTEARQRGMASLDEISESESKRLDLPSEVCYRYLSEIMDYDMTERHYQALELFRQKSCAMVPGLRMGPVSVFCDSQNGIYLR
- the mqnC gene encoding dehypoxanthine futalosine cyclase, translated to MTDWVAILEGVLAGQRLGGSDALTLFESGQLLELGFAADAVCLRMHPEPYRTYVVDRNINYTNICTSKCRFCAFWRDAESSEAYLLSDEEIHRKIQEAVELGATQILMQGGLHPDLRIEWYERLVSGIKERFDIDLHSFSPPEIVNIAKVSGLTIEEVIGRLRGAGLDSLPGGGAEILSNSIRRAVSPGKCSPDQWIGVMETAHTLGMRTTATMMFGHAETYPDRVEHLSRIRTLQDRTGGFTAFIPWTFQPSNTDIGGEQVGAYEYLRTLAISRLFLDNVANLQASWVTQGAKIGQISLKFGANDLGSTMIEENVVAAAGIRFRMSEHELREAISGAGYTPRKRNTYYDLVEANE
- a CDS encoding MTAP family purine nucleoside phosphorylase; translated protein: MSDAIAVIGGSGAYTLLQNGSFAGERVGPISTPFGDSQPIHRFAAADAEFLFLSRHGDKGYHIAAPSVNYRANIWALKDLGTARIISWSGPGAIDDSLTIGQYVLPDDLLDETKRRTYTFFEGLGIGFVRQNPVFCPELLVNASTVLSDLDAEHRDTATYVCTEGPRLETPAEIRKYKAFGGDLVGMTLVPEVFLAKELEMCYMSICYVTNYAEGIKPSRFVPGVLFEGLISDEQRRIVDAAVGRFPEIIRELVSRLSSRERTCACGRLMERYRRRGDIGEDWHTWVERRSTP
- a CDS encoding carbohydrate ABC transporter permease, translated to MNRLMNPLMKAGLYTILSVGAISMLVPFLWMISTSIKQPNEVFAPGGGINLFPEHMVWKDTVLGGQPIRAWWGNYPDAWREINFPRLYLSSIFVAVIGTFGQVLTSAMAAFAFARLHFPGRDKLFFAYLATMMIPGSVTMIPVFVIMKNLGWINTYQALIIPGLFSAYGTFMLRQFFMGLPGELEDAAKIDGSGYVGIFTRVTLPLSKPALATLTTFTFMGFWGSYMWPLIVTVTEAPRTLPIGLRYFVGQHATNYTQLMAGSVIALIPVLLLFIFNQRYFVEGIKLSGIKG
- a CDS encoding sugar ABC transporter permease, giving the protein MGRMTYKRREALAAYGFLLPNFIGFLVFTSIPVVVSLVMAFTHWNIFKAPTWVGLENFVSLLGFHREGGQLTSNDPFFWQYVYNTVYLMAGIPVGMAASLITALIMNQKIKGIVIFRTLYFLPAVCSGVALLILWKYLYNADIGLINKSIRLVGESIYGNKLFALGFTIFTAVFFGIIALGVVGLVLSLVHWLSEKLRLTWPEWLFRGLIVCAGAAIFIGMGVYGRQVYSIISFFFGTPPDWLGTVQWAKPSLILMGLWGGLGGYNMILYLAALQGVPTSYYEAAEIDGAGPWQKFWAVTWPMISPTTFFILVMSVIGGFQGGFMVANVMTGGGPAGSTTTVEYYLYQTAFEKFNMGYASAIAWFLFAVILLMTMLTWRIGGRVVTYE
- a CDS encoding sugar ABC transporter substrate-binding protein, which gives rise to MRTIAPMGYDVSNMDDGRLSPFLTYAAVILGAALTAAIGVYLVATTNPRVPGKTVIRWCVDPNPIRKEQIKLFESKHPDISVINDPGAEAQRLLTQLAGDVPPDVMAIYDPQTIRLFAKNDVLLDLRPYVERYQLPVDKLYPGLKPYIYYVDRIVGVPENCGPYVLFYNRKMFREAGVPYPEPGWTWDECLDVAKKLTKYRVVNGRKLPIQKGLYVGTSDWWFFIWMHDGHLYSPDFKTCTIDSEAAKKGIRFWADLRLKYHVTPTTSEAQSMAPTGAWGSDALLFRESRVAMMISGRWLAIQYREQKDLDWDVVSVPHGPNRVTLLASKCYSIPKTCRHKHEALTFIKHLLSMDNQLLVANYGDGIPTLQDREIEKAFSYNPAYPSEKNNKLHIEEMKYARVQEFSPYINALDSAAIMSVEFDKMWLGSQSPDQACDRIARRINAVIRRNLANPNFLD